The stretch of DNA TCAGACACCGTGGCGCCGGCGCCGACGGTGATGCTGCGCCCCAGGCGGTCGATGTCGCGCACCTCCCGCATGCGCCGCAGGCTGAGGATCACCGAGGGCACCTCGCGCAGCGGCGTCGCCCCGCCGCAGAGCCCCGTGTTGCCGCCTTGGGGAACCACGGCGACGCCAGCCGCGGCGCAGAGGCGCACCACCGTCGCCACCTCGGCGGTGTCGGCGGGGCGGACCACCGCCAAGGCGTGGCCGTGGTAACGCCGGCGTTCGTCGACGAGCAACGGCGCCAGGACGTCCTCGTCGGTCCGCGTGTGCTGGGCACCCACTGCGGCGGCGAGGTCGGCGATCAGGTCACGACAACCGGCGGTCCCGTCGGAGTTGGACATCGGCCCGCCTTAGGTGTCCCTGGTGGTTGCGTCCGCCTCCGCCGGCAGGACCGCAGGAGGAACGAAATGGATGATCTCGCCGGACGGAGCCGTCGGCTGACCTCGGAGGCTCCCCGCGCCCACCCCCGCCGGCGTGGCGTGGCCGCTGGCGGCGCGGTTCTTCGGGTACGTCCGGTGGACGATGACAGCGGTAAAGAGCAGCAGAGCGGCCGCCGCCCAGGCTGCCAAGGCCGCTCCGCGGTCGAACGCGTCAGCGGCAACGACCAGCAGCCGTTCGGCCGCCGCCGCAGGCAGATCGGCGCCAGCGCCGACCGCGCCGCCGATCGAGTCGGATGCAGCCTCGGCCGTTGCCGCTGGCAGGTCGCCCAGCCTTCCGGAGACACCCTGCCGGTAGCCGACCGACAGCAGCGATCCCAACAGCGCGATGCCGACGGCCCCGCCCGTCTCGCGAGTCGTGTCGTTGAGGGCCGAGCCGACGCCGGACTTGTGCGGCGGGAGTGAACTGACGATGGCGTGCGCGGCGGTCGGCATGGTCACCGCCAGCCCGACGCCCAACACCGAGAGGCCCACCGCAGCAAGCCAATACGGCGACAGCGTCCTGACCGTCCCCATGATCGCCATCCCGGCGGTGCTGATCAGCAGCCCCGCGCTGAGACTGGACCGCGTGCCGGACCGGGCGATCAGGGCCGGGATGCGGGGCGCGATCAGGAACACCACCGCCGAGACGGGCAGCATCCGGACTCCTGCTGCGAGCGGCGAGTGGCCCTGCGCAAACTGGAAGAACTGGGTGAGGATGAACACGGTTCCGTACAGGGCGCAGAAGGTGGCGACCGCGGAGACGGCTCCGAGGGTGAAGACCCGATTGCCGAAGTAGGCCGGGTCGAGCATCGGGTACCGGACCCGGCGCCCCCAGCGGGCGTAGGCCCAGAGCCCCACCGCCGCGGCGCCGAAGCCTCCGATTACCCAGGGGTCTCGCCATCCCAGTTCGGGGCCTTCGATGATCCCGAACAGCAGGCAGCCGAGCGCCACGATCGACAGTGCCGATCCGACAGCGTCCAGCGGCCGCTGCTCCTCGTCGCGGGACGTCGGCACAAGCCAGGCAGCCAGCACCACGACGGCTCCGGCCACGGGAACGGTGAACAGGAAGGCCGACCCCCACCAGAAGTGCCGGAGCAGGACACCGCCGACGACGGGCCCGAGCATCCCGCTCAGGCCGGCGGCCGCCGACCAGGCAGCGACCGCCTTGGCCCGATCCGACGGCGGGAAGAGCGCCGCGCCGATCGACAGCGTCGCCGGCATGACCAGGGCGGCGCCAACCCCCATGACGGCTCGGTAGACGATCACCTGCCCGGCGGTCGTCGCGTAGGCCGCCAGCCCGCTGGCCGCACCGAAGATCACGATCCCGGCGAGCAGCACGCCCTTTCGACCCCGGCGGTCGCCGAGGGCGCCCAGCGGCAGCAGCAGGCAGGCGAAGGTCAGGATCTGGGCGTCGGTGATCCATTGCAGATCCGAGCCGCTGGCGCCAAGCGCCGTCTGCATGGTCGGCAAGGCGATGTTCATCGAGCCGAGGTTGGTGAAGACCATCACCATTGACGAGCACAGCACGGCGAGGATCAGCCAGCGCCGGGGGTGAGGTTCGACGGAGGGCCCCGGGGGGTTCTCGCGCATGCCGGGCGCATTGTACGGGGCCCGCCTCCGGCGCCGGGCCGGCCCGTCAGGAGCGGTGGTCGCCCGCCAGCGCCGCCGCGATGGCGGCGATGTGGGCGGGGGTGCTGCCGCAGCAGGCGCCGATGATCCGTGCACCGCCTTGGTGTGCCCGGTGGGCGTGGGCCGACAGCATCTCGGAGGTGCCGGTGTAGTGGAAGGTGTCGCCGCTCCAGTAGGGGATGCCGGCGTTGGGTTTGGAGATCACCGGGGTGCCGGGGAGCGCGGCGGCGATTTCCAGGGCGGCGGCCTCAGTGTCGGCGATGTTGTTGCCGCAGTTGGCACCGAGCGCGGCCAGGTTCAGGCCGCCGAGGCGTTCGGCCGTCGCGGTGGCGCTGACGCCCATCATCGTGTGCCCGGCGGTGTCGAAGCTCATCGTCACAGCCACCGGCAGGTTGCACGCTCTTCGGGCGCCCCGCACCGCGGCCTCCGCCTCGGAGAGGTCGCTCATCGTCTCGACCCACAGCAGGTCGGTGCCGCCCTGCGCCAGACCCTCGGCTTGGGTGGCGAAGACTTGCTCGCAGTCGGCGGCGGTCATGGCGCCCAGCGGTTCCAGCAGTTCGCCGGTCGGCCCCATCGAACCGGCCACCAGAACGGTCCGGGCGTCTCGGCGGCACTCGGCCTCGGCGGCCTCGCGGGCGATGCGGGCGGCGGACTCGTTCAACTCCAGGGTGCGCCCGTCGAGGTTGTGCAGCCGCAGCCGGGCGCCGTTGGCGCCGAAGCTGTTGGTCAGCACCAAGTCGGCGCCGGCCCGCAGGTGGCTGCGGTGCACGTCGCGGATCCGCCCCGGCTTCAACAGGTTGAAGCGCTCGGGCGCGTCGCCGGTGGTCAGCCCCAGGGCGAACAGCCGCGTCCCCATGGCGCCGTCGGCCACGACGTATCCCTTCGTCTCGAAGAACTCGGCGAACACGTCGCCCGCGCCGGTCATCGCCGCCACGGTACCGGTCGCCCCGCGCCGCTGGCATCCTCGACGGCCGTGAACACGGTCTGTAGAGTGCTTACAGCGATTTATCTCATTCTGAGAAAGCTCTGGGTAA from Acidobacteriota bacterium encodes:
- a CDS encoding FAD-binding oxidoreductase; this encodes MSNSDGTAGCRDLIADLAAAVGAQHTRTDEDVLAPLLVDERRRYHGHALAVVRPADTAEVATVVRLCAAAGVAVVPQGGNTGLCGGATPLREVPSVILSLRRMREVRDIDRLGRSITVGAGATVS
- a CDS encoding MFS transporter, with the translated sequence MRENPPGPSVEPHPRRWLILAVLCSSMVMVFTNLGSMNIALPTMQTALGASGSDLQWITDAQILTFACLLLPLGALGDRRGRKGVLLAGIVIFGAASGLAAYATTAGQVIVYRAVMGVGAALVMPATLSIGAALFPPSDRAKAVAAWSAAAGLSGMLGPVVGGVLLRHFWWGSAFLFTVPVAGAVVVLAAWLVPTSRDEEQRPLDAVGSALSIVALGCLLFGIIEGPELGWRDPWVIGGFGAAAVGLWAYARWGRRVRYPMLDPAYFGNRVFTLGAVSAVATFCALYGTVFILTQFFQFAQGHSPLAAGVRMLPVSAVVFLIAPRIPALIARSGTRSSLSAGLLISTAGMAIMGTVRTLSPYWLAAVGLSVLGVGLAVTMPTAAHAIVSSLPPHKSGVGSALNDTTRETGGAVGIALLGSLLSVGYRQGVSGRLGDLPAATAEAASDSIGGAVGAGADLPAAAAERLLVVAADAFDRGAALAAWAAAALLLFTAVIVHRTYPKNRAASGHATPAGVGAGSLRGQPTAPSGEIIHFVPPAVLPAEADATTRDT
- a CDS encoding methionine synthase (catalyzes the formation of methionine from L-homocysteine and S-adenosyl-L-methionine); its protein translation is MAAMTGAGDVFAEFFETKGYVVADGAMGTRLFALGLTTGDAPERFNLLKPGRIRDVHRSHLRAGADLVLTNSFGANGARLRLHNLDGRTLELNESAARIAREAAEAECRRDARTVLVAGSMGPTGELLEPLGAMTAADCEQVFATQAEGLAQGGTDLLWVETMSDLSEAEAAVRGARRACNLPVAVTMSFDTAGHTMMGVSATATAERLGGLNLAALGANCGNNIADTEAAALEIAAALPGTPVISKPNAGIPYWSGDTFHYTGTSEMLSAHAHRAHQGGARIIGACCGSTPAHIAAIAAALAGDHRS